From the genome of Polyangiaceae bacterium, one region includes:
- a CDS encoding AhpC/TSA family protein, whose product MRDARREVEAKGARLAIVGNGSPAQAGHFADTHGLSDIVFTDPARYSYRALQLKDGLRHTLRWAVLSNAARAYRSGFRQSRVQGDPWQQGGTAVFDETGTLRYLFVSGTAGDHAPLADVLAAVDRIRARQ is encoded by the coding sequence TTGCGCGACGCGAGGCGAGAGGTGGAGGCCAAGGGCGCGCGGCTCGCCATCGTGGGCAATGGATCTCCGGCGCAAGCAGGGCATTTCGCGGATACCCACGGTCTCTCGGACATCGTGTTCACCGATCCGGCTCGCTACTCCTACCGTGCCCTGCAGCTGAAGGACGGTCTACGACACACCTTGCGCTGGGCAGTGCTGAGCAATGCAGCGCGTGCGTATCGATCTGGTTTTCGCCAGAGCCGCGTGCAGGGAGATCCCTGGCAGCAGGGAGGGACCGCGGTCTTCGATGAGACGGGCACGCTGCGCTACCTGTTCGTCTCGGGCACGGCGGGGGACCATGCGCCTCTGGCGGACGTGCTTGCTGCGGTGGACCGCATCCGCGCACGTCAATAG
- a CDS encoding VOC family protein gives MTAAEPKPFRILGVQQVALGHADKSELGRLWVDLFGARRISEFRSERENVDEDVTVLGRGSGRVEIDLMQPLDPEKKPRVHEPPLNHIGLWVDDLRAAVEWLTGRGVRFAPGGVRPGASGYDVCFIHPKANADFPIAGCGVLIELVQAPTDVIAAFDSASD, from the coding sequence ATGACAGCCGCCGAGCCCAAGCCCTTTCGCATTCTTGGCGTGCAGCAAGTTGCGCTGGGCCACGCTGACAAGTCCGAACTCGGGCGACTGTGGGTCGACCTGTTCGGCGCGCGACGAATCTCGGAGTTTCGTAGCGAGCGCGAGAACGTGGACGAGGACGTGACCGTGCTCGGGCGAGGCAGCGGCCGCGTCGAGATCGACCTGATGCAGCCCTTGGATCCCGAGAAAAAGCCTCGCGTCCACGAGCCCCCCCTGAACCACATCGGCCTGTGGGTGGACGATCTGCGCGCGGCGGTGGAATGGCTGACCGGTCGAGGCGTGCGCTTCGCGCCTGGAGGAGTACGCCCCGGCGCGTCAGGCTACGACGTGTGCTTCATTCACCCGAAGGCAAATGCGGACTTCCCGATCGCCGGCTGCGGCGTGTTGATCGAGCTCGTTCAGGCCCCCACCGATGTCATCGCTGCTTTCGACTCGGCAAGCGACTAG
- a CDS encoding BtpA/SgcQ family protein translates to MAFTIPAGSSKTLLGVLHLAPLPGSPGAIPIDEILRRALADADVLASAGFDGFIVENFGDAPFFPEQVPPETVACMTRVACAVRAAHPHKSLGINVLRNDAASALAVAAAAGAEFIRVNVHVGVAYADQGQLQGRAYDTLRRRAALGVPVAIAADVGVKHATFPPGFDLLQSAKDTAYRGLADALIVSGRATGQSAALDDLRTVREAVPDRPLLVGSGATEKTAHALLEHADGIIVGTSIKHDMRVHAPVDPARASAFIAHARG, encoded by the coding sequence ATGGCCTTCACCATCCCCGCGGGGAGCAGCAAGACTTTGCTGGGCGTGCTTCACCTCGCGCCCCTACCCGGCAGTCCGGGAGCCATCCCCATCGACGAGATCCTGCGCCGCGCCTTGGCGGACGCCGACGTCTTGGCCAGCGCCGGCTTCGACGGCTTCATCGTGGAGAACTTCGGGGATGCTCCGTTCTTTCCCGAGCAGGTCCCACCGGAGACGGTAGCCTGCATGACGCGAGTTGCGTGTGCAGTGCGTGCGGCGCATCCACACAAGTCCCTCGGCATCAACGTGCTGCGCAACGATGCAGCTTCCGCCCTCGCCGTTGCCGCTGCGGCCGGAGCCGAGTTCATTCGCGTCAACGTGCACGTGGGTGTCGCCTATGCAGACCAAGGTCAGCTACAAGGGCGCGCGTACGACACCCTGCGTCGTCGCGCGGCGCTGGGTGTGCCTGTCGCCATCGCAGCGGACGTGGGCGTCAAGCACGCTACCTTTCCACCCGGTTTCGACTTGCTGCAAAGCGCGAAGGACACGGCCTACCGAGGGTTGGCCGACGCGCTGATCGTCAGTGGTCGTGCCACGGGCCAGAGCGCGGCTCTCGACGACCTTCGCACCGTTCGCGAAGCCGTGCCGGATCGGCCGTTGCTCGTCGGCAGCGGCGCAACCGAAAAGACTGCGCACGCACTGTTGGAGCACGCCGACGGCATCATCGTCGGGACCAGCATCAAACACGACATGCGCGTGCACGCCCCGGTGGACCCGGCTCGGGCCAGCGCGTTCATTGCGCACGCCCGCGGCTGA
- the scpA gene encoding methylmalonyl-CoA mutase, whose protein sequence is MTHPSADLDAWNALARQELKGKDPSQLTWMTPEGIPVRPLYTAADVADLEFVDTTSGSFPFVRGPKATMYAGRPWTVRQYAGFSTAEDSNRFYRQALAGGQRGLSVAFDLATHRGYDSDHPRVVGDVGKAGVAIDSVEDMKVLFAGIPLADMSVSMTMNGAVLPVMAMYVVAAEEQGVAQESLTGTIQNDILKEFMVRNTYIYPPQPSMRIVADIIEYTARQMPKFNSISISGYHMQEAGATCDLELAFTLADGLEYVRAALAKGLDIDAFAPRLSFFFAIGMNFFMEVAKLRAARLLWSTLLHRHFEPKKAESMMLRTHCQTSGVSLTEQDPHNNVVRTTIEAMAAALGGTQSLHTNSFDEAIALPSDFAARIARNTQLILQHETGVTRVVDPFGGSYFMESLTHALAAKAEGLIGEVEALGGMTRAVESGMPKLRIEEAAARRQARIDRGLDVIVGVNKYQLQQEEPIDVRFVDNSAVLASQRKRLEQLKQSRDAKQVQSALAALRTVAESNGNLLEACVAAARTRATVGEISDTLESVFGRHQAETHSISGVYGGYYAEDPAWTALRRRVEAFAEKHGRRPRLLVVKMGQDGHDRGAKLIATSFADAGYDVDIGPLFQTPAEAARQAVENDVHVVGVSSQAAGHTTLVPELIGQLDALGANDIAVVVGGVIPPGDYAALEGVGVGAVFGPGTPVPVAAGRVLDLLESGKPRG, encoded by the coding sequence ATGACTCATCCCTCCGCAGACCTCGACGCATGGAATGCCCTGGCGCGCCAGGAGTTGAAGGGCAAGGACCCCAGCCAGCTCACCTGGATGACCCCCGAGGGCATCCCGGTCAGGCCGCTGTACACCGCCGCCGACGTCGCCGACTTGGAATTCGTCGACACGACCAGCGGCAGCTTCCCCTTCGTCCGCGGTCCCAAGGCCACCATGTACGCGGGTCGTCCGTGGACCGTGCGCCAATACGCTGGCTTCTCGACGGCCGAGGACTCGAATCGCTTCTATCGCCAGGCCTTGGCGGGCGGGCAGCGCGGCCTTTCCGTGGCGTTCGATCTGGCGACGCACCGCGGCTACGACTCGGACCATCCCAGGGTGGTGGGTGACGTGGGCAAGGCTGGCGTCGCCATCGACAGCGTCGAGGACATGAAGGTGCTGTTCGCCGGAATTCCACTCGCAGACATGAGTGTGTCGATGACCATGAACGGCGCGGTGTTGCCAGTGATGGCGATGTACGTCGTCGCTGCCGAAGAGCAAGGCGTCGCGCAAGAGTCCCTCACCGGCACCATTCAGAACGACATCCTCAAAGAGTTCATGGTGCGCAACACCTACATCTATCCGCCGCAGCCAAGCATGCGCATCGTCGCGGACATCATCGAGTACACGGCGCGTCAGATGCCGAAGTTCAACTCGATCTCCATCAGCGGCTATCACATGCAGGAAGCTGGGGCGACCTGCGACCTGGAGCTGGCGTTCACGCTGGCAGACGGCCTGGAGTACGTTCGCGCCGCGCTGGCCAAGGGCCTCGACATCGACGCATTCGCTCCGAGGCTCTCGTTCTTTTTCGCCATTGGCATGAATTTCTTCATGGAGGTGGCCAAGCTCCGCGCCGCGCGGTTGCTGTGGTCGACGCTCTTGCACCGTCACTTCGAGCCAAAGAAGGCCGAGAGCATGATGCTGCGCACCCACTGCCAGACCAGCGGCGTCAGCTTGACGGAGCAGGATCCCCACAACAACGTGGTGCGCACCACCATCGAGGCGATGGCGGCCGCCCTCGGCGGGACGCAGAGCCTACACACGAACTCCTTCGACGAAGCCATCGCCCTGCCCAGTGACTTCGCTGCGCGCATTGCACGCAACACACAACTCATTCTGCAGCACGAAACCGGCGTGACCCGCGTCGTGGATCCCTTCGGTGGCAGCTACTTCATGGAGTCCCTCACCCACGCCTTGGCCGCCAAAGCCGAGGGCCTGATCGGCGAGGTGGAAGCGCTTGGAGGCATGACCCGCGCCGTGGAAAGCGGCATGCCCAAGCTCCGCATCGAAGAAGCCGCTGCGCGGCGGCAAGCACGCATCGATCGCGGGCTGGACGTGATCGTGGGCGTCAACAAGTACCAACTGCAGCAGGAGGAGCCGATCGACGTGCGCTTCGTCGACAACTCGGCAGTGCTGGCAAGCCAGCGCAAGCGTCTCGAGCAGCTGAAACAGAGCCGCGACGCCAAGCAGGTGCAGAGCGCCTTGGCTGCACTGCGGACCGTCGCCGAGAGCAACGGCAATCTGCTGGAGGCCTGCGTCGCCGCTGCCCGCACCCGCGCCACCGTCGGGGAGATTTCCGACACTCTCGAGAGCGTTTTCGGGCGCCACCAGGCGGAGACCCACAGCATTTCCGGCGTCTACGGCGGCTACTACGCGGAAGATCCGGCTTGGACTGCGCTTCGCAGGCGCGTCGAAGCCTTCGCCGAGAAGCACGGTCGGCGTCCCCGTCTCCTGGTAGTGAAGATGGGCCAAGACGGACACGACCGCGGCGCGAAGCTCATCGCCACTTCCTTCGCCGATGCGGGCTACGACGTCGACATCGGACCACTGTTTCAAACCCCCGCCGAAGCGGCGCGGCAGGCCGTCGAGAACGACGTCCACGTCGTCGGCGTATCCTCCCAAGCCGCGGGGCACACGACGCTGGTGCCCGAGTTGATTGGGCAGCTCGACGCGCTTGGTGCCAACGACATTGCCGTGGTCGTCGGCGGCGTGATCCCACCGGGCGACTACGCTGCCTTGGAGGGTGTTGGGGTTGGTGCCGTGTTCGGCCCCGGCACTCCCGTTCCTGTCGCCGCGGGTCGCGTGCTGGACTTGCTGGAGTCTGGGAAGCCGCGCGGCTGA